The DNA window CGATGGACTTATCGAAACGGTCGGCGGAAAACGTCGAATATATGATCGAGCAGCTGAAGCAAAAGTTGAAAGTGTTGAACTTTGATGCCATTAAGCCGTCCCATTTTTCCGAAGAATGGTATGATGAACTGAAAGACATTTATGAGATGGTCATGAAGCGCGA is part of the Geobacillus sp. 46C-IIa genome and encodes:
- a CDS encoding DUF1128 domain-containing protein, whose product is MDLSKRSAENVEYMIEQLKQKLKVLNFDAIKPSHFSEEWYDELKDIYEMVMKRETFSPSEMQAIVEELGNLRKK